From the Streptomyces nigrescens genome, one window contains:
- a CDS encoding nuclear transport factor 2 family protein: MTQHQEQVAQQAPNAGDQYTVAVSRYFEAWNAREEGALGKAVGAAFCEDVTYTDPLADVVGHDGLVAAIAGAHAQFPGYEFRQLGEVDGHHDIARFGWELVSVVDGAAPVAGFDVMRLGEDGRIRSVLGFLDRVPAV, encoded by the coding sequence ATGACGCAGCATCAGGAGCAGGTCGCTCAGCAGGCGCCTAACGCCGGCGATCAGTACACGGTTGCCGTTTCGCGGTACTTCGAGGCGTGGAATGCGCGCGAGGAGGGGGCGTTGGGCAAGGCCGTTGGGGCGGCGTTCTGTGAGGACGTCACCTATACCGATCCGTTGGCCGATGTCGTGGGGCATGACGGGCTGGTGGCCGCGATCGCCGGGGCTCACGCGCAGTTCCCCGGTTATGAGTTCCGGCAGCTGGGTGAGGTGGACGGGCACCACGACATTGCGCGGTTCGGGTGGGAGTTGGTCAGTGTGGTGGACGGGGCGGCGCCGGTGGCCGGGTTCGATGTGATGCGGCTGGGGGAGGACGGGCGGATCCGGTCCGTCCTCGGGTTCTTGGACCGGGTGCCTGCTGTTTGA
- a CDS encoding DedA family protein, protein MTLFGELVPSVPPESTQQVVGYPSLFLLVVLGSLVPVVPTGALVSSAAVVAFHHTSPFALLMVFVVASSAAFLGDVGLYSLGRRGSHSPHGSRWLARLRARAAPERLAQAQHKLREHGVLVLVLSRLVPAGRIPVMLACLLAAMPLRRFVRGDVPACLAWAATYQLIGLLSGSLFRSAWQGVAMAIALTVVIAAAPAVWRRLGPARGEGGS, encoded by the coding sequence ATGACGCTCTTCGGTGAGCTGGTGCCGAGCGTGCCGCCGGAGTCGACGCAGCAGGTGGTCGGCTATCCGTCGCTGTTCCTGCTGGTGGTGCTCGGGTCGCTGGTGCCCGTGGTGCCGACCGGGGCGCTGGTCAGCTCGGCGGCGGTGGTCGCCTTCCATCACACCTCGCCGTTCGCCCTGCTGATGGTCTTCGTGGTGGCGTCGTCCGCGGCATTCCTCGGCGATGTGGGACTCTATTCGCTCGGACGGCGCGGCAGCCACTCCCCCCACGGTTCGCGCTGGCTGGCCCGGCTGCGCGCCCGCGCCGCACCGGAGCGGCTGGCCCAGGCGCAGCACAAGCTGCGGGAGCACGGCGTCCTGGTACTGGTGCTGTCCCGGTTGGTGCCCGCAGGGCGGATCCCGGTCATGCTGGCGTGTCTGCTCGCGGCGATGCCCCTGCGGCGGTTCGTCCGTGGCGATGTTCCGGCGTGTCTGGCGTGGGCGGCGACGTATCAGCTCATCGGGCTGCTGAGCGGCTCGCTGTTCCGCAGTGCGTGGCAGGGCGTGGCCATGGCGATCGCCCTGACCGTGGTGATCGCGGCGGCGCCGGCCGTCTGGCGACGCCTCGGACCGGCCCGTGGCGAGGGTGGGTCATAG
- a CDS encoding fatty acid desaturase family protein yields the protein MTTSLEFFRSAGGPAASAGSDFARLSRRIVAAGLLQRRPGYYAVRLTLVTMAFAGGWVAFFALGDSWWQMAVAAFLAVVFAQVALVTHDVAHRQVFRGRRPSEVGGLLFGNLGVGMSYGWWMNKHTRHHANPNHEELDPDVAPDILVWSRDQARAATGLPRFIGRYQAQLFFPLLTLEGFNLRVSSIRALRSPTMKHWGSEAALLLTHIVLYLSALFLVLSPGRALAFLLVHQALFGVYLGCTFAPNHKGMPTLTGGARPDFLRRQVLTSRNVRGGALTDFLLGGLNYQIEHHLFPSMPTPHLRRAQTIVRAYCAELGVPYHETGLIRSYAEALRHLRRAGEPLRGPRA from the coding sequence ATGACGACGAGTCTTGAGTTCTTCCGTTCGGCCGGCGGTCCGGCGGCGTCCGCGGGCAGTGACTTCGCACGGCTGTCGCGCCGCATCGTGGCGGCGGGGCTGCTGCAGCGCCGGCCCGGCTACTACGCCGTGCGGCTCACTCTCGTGACGATGGCGTTCGCCGGTGGCTGGGTGGCGTTCTTCGCGCTGGGTGACAGCTGGTGGCAGATGGCCGTGGCAGCGTTCCTGGCGGTGGTGTTCGCGCAGGTCGCGCTGGTCACCCATGATGTGGCGCACCGTCAGGTCTTCCGCGGGCGCCGGCCTAGTGAGGTCGGTGGTCTGCTGTTCGGCAACCTCGGTGTGGGGATGTCGTACGGCTGGTGGATGAACAAGCACACCCGGCATCACGCCAACCCCAACCATGAGGAGCTGGACCCGGATGTCGCACCGGACATCCTGGTGTGGTCGCGGGACCAGGCGCGGGCCGCCACGGGGCTGCCCCGCTTCATCGGCCGCTATCAGGCGCAGCTGTTCTTCCCGCTGCTCACGCTGGAGGGGTTCAACCTACGAGTGTCGAGCATCCGGGCGCTGCGCTCCCCCACCATGAAGCACTGGGGAAGCGAGGCGGCGCTGCTGCTGACCCATATCGTCCTGTATCTCAGCGCGCTGTTCCTGGTGCTGTCTCCCGGTAGGGCGCTCGCCTTTCTGCTCGTCCACCAGGCACTCTTCGGTGTCTACCTGGGGTGCACCTTCGCGCCGAATCACAAGGGGATGCCGACGCTGACGGGCGGCGCCCGGCCGGACTTCCTGCGCCGTCAGGTGCTGACCTCACGGAACGTCCGGGGCGGGGCGCTGACCGACTTCCTGCTCGGCGGGCTCAATTACCAGATCGAGCACCACCTCTTCCCCAGCATGCCGACACCGCATCTGCGGCGTGCGCAGACGATCGTGCGGGCGTACTGCGCCGAGCTGGGTGTCCCGTACCACGAGACCGGGCTGATCAGGTCGTATGCGGAGGCACTGCGGCACTTGCGGCGGGCGGGGGAACCGCTTCGTGGTCCGCGGGCGTAG
- a CDS encoding SseB family protein has product MSTPTPDENAPPSGASSPEGAPSAAEAADTQAALVELANSMALLPQAPPVEGEEARPEGAISLPVIEQDGNRYIPVFTTEDALVAAGGDPGAALSIPVVELAANWPADDLWLAVNPSTEEGLALPPDLVRALPVFSQGNGQVDLSGQAGAEGGGGAGEPGRTPNGG; this is encoded by the coding sequence ATGAGCACCCCGACACCCGACGAAAACGCGCCCCCGAGCGGGGCCTCGTCCCCCGAGGGAGCGCCGTCCGCGGCGGAGGCGGCGGATACCCAGGCCGCCCTGGTCGAACTCGCGAACAGCATGGCCCTGCTGCCGCAGGCACCGCCGGTCGAGGGCGAGGAGGCGCGTCCGGAGGGCGCCATCTCGCTGCCGGTGATCGAGCAGGACGGCAATCGGTACATCCCCGTCTTCACCACCGAGGACGCGCTGGTGGCGGCCGGGGGAGATCCCGGTGCCGCGCTCAGCATCCCCGTCGTCGAGCTGGCCGCGAACTGGCCGGCGGACGACCTGTGGCTGGCGGTCAACCCGTCCACCGAGGAGGGCCTCGCCCTTCCCCCCGACCTGGTGCGGGCGCTGCCCGTCTTCAGCCAGGGCAACGGCCAGGTCGACCTGTCGGGCCAGGCCGGTGCGGAGGGTGGTGGCGGCGCCGGGGAGCCCGGCCGGACACCGAACGGCGGATGA
- a CDS encoding phage holin family protein, with protein MPRWKALSGALFRVLAVWLVSSLTLLALAALLPDFRLQSPGGDSLTRTAVTAALGAGAFGLLSALVWPVLVRALLLVPALVLGLLVFFLNGSLLLLALDLIPEGRGQAAPETAVIVAAVMSAASSATSAFLAVRNDEAYHRRLVRLAGRRRGRRAGPARGPASPGTVFLQLDGVGHDLLCEAVRGEQPLMPTVARWTGAGHRLTPWRTDWSSQTGASQLALLHGSNEDVPAFRWYEKDTRTVVVSNRPSSAAELQRRAIERTGDGGLLAYDGASRGNLFSGGADQVALVMSVAARRGRYNRSRAGYFAYFSDPANATRTAVSFAAEVVRELVQSLRTRFRRELPRVTRGGLYPVIRAFATVVERDVVVAAVIGDLLAGRTAIYADLVAYDEVAHHSGPAHRDALQVLRSLDRAIALIARAARHAPRPYRIVLLSDHGQSHGPTFLERYGLSLGDLVRAGCGLPVPRRAGRTPSGAEAREAARAALHRPEEAAPHRPEEAAGQRPERTAGPGSSQPLVLASGNLGLVSFPDVPGRITREELDRRHPALLSTLANHPGIGFLLVRSAVHGPVVLGPAGAEHHLDTGRLIGADPLAPFGDGAADAVRRTDRFPHAADIMVNSACDPKTGAVHAFEEQIGSHGGLGGAQSRPFLLWPAELTPPAPDGATLTGAEQVHRVLRRWLGEAEGPQLPLGPAADELRRGVRPPEGFPPPDPAAQDKSR; from the coding sequence ATGCCGCGGTGGAAGGCCCTCAGCGGTGCCCTGTTCCGGGTGCTCGCGGTCTGGCTCGTGTCCAGCCTCACCCTGCTCGCGCTCGCCGCGCTGCTGCCCGACTTCCGGCTGCAGTCGCCGGGCGGCGACAGCCTCACCCGTACCGCCGTCACCGCCGCGCTGGGCGCCGGCGCGTTCGGCCTGCTCAGCGCGCTGGTGTGGCCCGTTCTCGTGCGGGCCCTGCTGCTGGTGCCGGCGCTCGTCCTCGGACTGCTGGTCTTCTTCCTCAACGGCTCCCTGCTGCTGCTCGCCCTCGATCTGATCCCCGAGGGGCGCGGGCAGGCCGCACCGGAGACCGCGGTGATCGTCGCGGCCGTGATGTCCGCGGCCTCCTCCGCCACCTCCGCCTTCCTCGCGGTGCGCAATGACGAGGCCTACCACCGCAGACTGGTCCGGCTCGCCGGACGCCGCCGCGGCCGCCGGGCCGGCCCCGCCCGCGGCCCGGCCTCCCCGGGCACGGTCTTCCTCCAGCTCGACGGAGTGGGCCACGACCTGCTGTGCGAGGCCGTCCGGGGCGAGCAGCCGCTGATGCCGACCGTCGCCCGCTGGACCGGCGCCGGCCACCGCCTCACCCCCTGGCGCACCGACTGGTCCAGCCAGACCGGCGCCAGCCAGCTCGCCCTCCTGCACGGCAGCAACGAGGACGTACCGGCCTTCCGCTGGTACGAGAAGGACACCCGCACCGTCGTCGTCAGCAACCGGCCCAGCAGCGCCGCCGAACTCCAGCGCCGCGCCATCGAGCGCACCGGCGACGGCGGACTGCTCGCCTACGACGGTGCCAGCCGCGGCAACCTCTTCAGCGGCGGCGCCGACCAGGTCGCCCTGGTGATGTCGGTGGCGGCCCGGCGCGGCAGGTACAACCGCTCCCGCGCCGGCTACTTCGCCTACTTCTCCGACCCGGCCAATGCGACCCGTACCGCCGTCTCCTTCGCCGCCGAGGTCGTCCGCGAGCTCGTCCAGTCGCTGCGTACCCGCTTCCGCCGCGAACTGCCGCGGGTCACCCGAGGCGGCCTCTACCCCGTCATCCGGGCCTTCGCCACGGTCGTCGAGCGCGATGTGGTGGTCGCGGCCGTCATCGGTGACCTGCTCGCCGGCCGCACCGCCATCTACGCCGACCTCGTCGCCTACGACGAGGTGGCCCACCACTCCGGGCCCGCCCACCGCGATGCGCTCCAGGTCCTGCGCAGCCTCGACCGGGCCATCGCGCTGATCGCCAGGGCCGCCCGGCACGCACCGCGCCCCTACCGCATCGTGCTGCTCTCCGACCACGGCCAGAGCCACGGCCCGACGTTCCTGGAGCGCTACGGGCTGAGCCTGGGCGATCTCGTCCGCGCCGGCTGCGGGCTGCCGGTACCCCGCCGCGCGGGACGCACGCCGAGCGGAGCCGAGGCCAGGGAGGCGGCGCGGGCCGCGCTGCACCGCCCCGAGGAGGCCGCGCCGCACCGCCCCGAGGAGGCCGCGGGACAGCGCCCGGAGCGGACGGCGGGCCCGGGCTCCTCCCAGCCCCTCGTGCTGGCCTCCGGAAACCTCGGTCTGGTGTCCTTCCCCGACGTGCCCGGCCGGATCACCCGCGAGGAACTGGACCGCAGACACCCCGCCCTGCTCTCCACCCTCGCCAACCACCCCGGCATCGGCTTTCTGCTGGTCCGCTCCGCGGTGCACGGCCCCGTGGTGCTCGGCCCGGCCGGCGCCGAGCACCATCTCGACACCGGCCGCCTCATCGGCGCCGACCCGCTGGCACCGTTCGGCGACGGCGCGGCCGACGCCGTACGCCGCACCGACCGCTTCCCGCATGCCGCCGACATCATGGTCAACTCCGCCTGTGACCCGAAGACCGGCGCGGTACACGCCTTCGAGGAACAGATCGGCTCGCACGGCGGGCTGGGCGGCGCCCAGAGCCGGCCCTTCCTCCTGTGGCCCGCCGAACTCACCCCGCCGGCCCCGGACGGCGCGACGCTGACCGGCGCCGAACAGGTGCACCGGGTGCTCCGCCGCTGGCTGGGGGAGGCCGAGGGGCCACAACTGCCCCTGGGACCCGCGGCGGACGAACTACGGCGCGGAGTGCGTCCGCCCGAAGGTTTTCCACCCCCGGACCCCGCCGCGCAGGACAAATCCCGTTGA
- a CDS encoding helix-turn-helix domain-containing protein translates to MTTAAASSPETTTGVGTLLREWRGRRRISQLELALRADSSARHISFIETGRSRPSQEMVLRLAEHLDVPVRERNALLIAAGYAPTFPETPLDDPSMAALRSGMERLLTGYEPFPALVVDGTYHVQAANRGISMLLEGVAPSLLQPPLNAMRITMHPEGLAPRIRNYREWRGHLLSQMERQLALMRSAPLRALYDEVRAYPLPPGGREVAAFGDHAPFALPMVIEHDNTVLSFISTIATFNTPMDVTVSELAVETFLPADPETAAYLRGEVRS, encoded by the coding sequence ATGACAACTGCTGCGGCGTCCTCGCCGGAGACGACCACGGGCGTGGGCACACTGTTGCGTGAATGGCGCGGCCGGCGCCGGATCAGCCAGCTGGAGCTGGCTCTGCGCGCCGACTCCTCCGCCCGCCACATCAGCTTCATCGAGACCGGCCGCTCCCGCCCGAGCCAGGAGATGGTCCTCCGGCTCGCCGAACATCTCGACGTCCCCGTACGGGAGCGCAACGCCCTGCTGATCGCGGCGGGCTACGCCCCGACCTTCCCGGAGACCCCGCTGGACGACCCCTCGATGGCCGCCCTGCGCTCCGGTATGGAACGCCTGCTGACCGGCTACGAACCGTTCCCCGCGCTGGTGGTCGACGGGACCTACCACGTCCAGGCGGCCAACCGCGGCATCAGCATGCTGCTGGAGGGCGTGGCCCCCTCGTTGCTGCAGCCGCCCCTGAACGCCATGCGGATCACCATGCACCCCGAAGGCCTGGCCCCCCGCATCCGCAACTACCGCGAGTGGCGCGGCCACCTTCTCTCCCAGATGGAGCGGCAGCTGGCCCTGATGCGCTCCGCCCCCCTGCGCGCGCTCTACGACGAGGTGCGCGCCTACCCCCTGCCACCGGGCGGCCGTGAGGTGGCGGCCTTCGGCGACCATGCACCCTTCGCACTGCCCATGGTGATCGAACACGACAACACCGTGCTGTCCTTCATCTCGACCATCGCCACCTTCAACACCCCCATGGACGTGACCGTCTCCGAATTGGCGGTGGAAACCTTCCTGCCGGCCGATCCGGAGACGGCGGCGTATTTGCGGGGCGAGGTGAGGTCGTAG
- a CDS encoding MBL fold metallo-hydrolase produces MTEQTERSLAEQPPDTERLPPAALGEAVERGGGAGHTPGPATGQTPGQATGQATGQATGQAPGQAPGQATADAPVLPHATANAPVLPQVTTDAPVLPHATPPPLTAPRPLGEPRTWPRDFTHRLTAPLPGVRALARIAREGKLRPPPETLAEIQQLPFEPGPMPAADTTTLAVTWAGHASWIIRIGGLTVLTDPVWSRKILGTPARVTPVGVRWEDLPPVDAVVISHNHYDHLDAPTLKRLPRHTPLLLPAGMAPWARRRGFTRVTDLDWWEAVELPAPGGPVRVDFVPAHHWSKRTLTDTCRSLWGGWLLTAPDGRRIHFAGDTGYGHWFEEIGRRYPGIDLALLPIGAYDPRWMLRPVHTDPEEAVKACQDLGARALAPMHWSTFLLSGEPPLEPLHRVRAAWAATGRPRADLWDLPVGASRVLAAR; encoded by the coding sequence ATGACCGAACAGACCGAGCGCTCCCTCGCCGAGCAGCCCCCCGACACCGAGCGGCTCCCGCCCGCCGCACTCGGCGAGGCCGTTGAACGGGGCGGGGGAGCGGGCCACACCCCGGGCCCGGCCACCGGGCAGACCCCCGGACAGGCCACCGGACAGGCCACCGGGCAGGCCACTGGGCAGGCCCCCGGACAGGCCCCCGGACAGGCCACCGCGGACGCGCCGGTCCTCCCGCACGCCACCGCGAACGCGCCCGTCCTCCCGCAGGTCACCACGGACGCGCCCGTCCTCCCGCACGCCACCCCGCCCCCGCTCACCGCACCCCGCCCGCTGGGCGAACCCCGCACCTGGCCGCGGGACTTCACCCACCGGCTGACCGCGCCGCTGCCCGGCGTCCGCGCCCTGGCCCGGATCGCCCGGGAGGGCAAACTGCGCCCGCCGCCCGAGACGCTCGCCGAGATCCAGCAACTGCCCTTCGAACCGGGCCCGATGCCGGCCGCCGACACCACCACCCTCGCCGTCACCTGGGCCGGGCACGCCAGCTGGATCATCCGGATCGGCGGACTGACCGTACTGACCGACCCGGTCTGGTCCCGCAAGATCCTCGGCACGCCCGCCCGGGTCACCCCCGTGGGCGTCCGCTGGGAAGACCTGCCGCCGGTCGATGCCGTCGTCATCAGCCACAACCACTATGACCACCTCGACGCCCCGACCCTCAAGCGGCTGCCGCGGCACACCCCGCTGCTGCTCCCCGCCGGAATGGCGCCCTGGGCCCGCCGGCGCGGCTTCACCCGGGTCACCGATCTCGACTGGTGGGAGGCGGTCGAACTGCCCGCCCCCGGCGGCCCCGTACGCGTCGACTTCGTCCCCGCCCACCACTGGAGCAAGCGGACCCTGACCGACACCTGCCGCTCCCTGTGGGGCGGCTGGCTGCTGACCGCGCCCGACGGGCGGCGGATCCACTTCGCCGGGGACACCGGCTACGGCCACTGGTTCGAGGAGATCGGCCGCCGCTACCCCGGCATCGACCTGGCGCTGCTGCCCATCGGCGCCTACGACCCGCGCTGGATGCTGCGGCCGGTGCACACCGACCCGGAGGAGGCGGTCAAGGCCTGCCAGGACCTGGGCGCCCGCGCCCTGGCCCCGATGCACTGGTCGACCTTTCTGCTCTCCGGCGAGCCACCCCTGGAACCGCTGCACCGGGTCCGCGCCGCCTGGGCCGCCACCGGACGCCCCCGCGCGGACCTCTGGGACCTGCCCGTCGGCGCCTCCCGGGTGCTGGCCGCGCGCTGA
- a CDS encoding MBL fold metallo-hydrolase yields the protein MSVEVTWWGHATVTVEDSGVRVLTDPLFVRRLAHLRRRRGALPPAEAARADVVLVSHLHADHLHPASLARLAPGTRLVVPHGATAAVPGLRRVAAARALRVTELRAGEECAAGALTVRAVSAAHDGRRLPYGPRRVPALGYVVSGAARTYFAGDTGLFEEMAEEVGPCEVALLPVGGWGPFLGHGHLDARRAAQAAVRLAPGCAVPVHYGTYWPIGMDAVRPHEFHAPGQEFERQMALLAPEVTVHRLGHGESVRPKVV from the coding sequence GTGTCGGTGGAGGTCACCTGGTGGGGGCATGCCACTGTGACGGTCGAGGACTCCGGGGTGCGGGTGCTGACGGACCCGCTGTTCGTGCGCCGGCTGGCCCATCTGCGGCGCCGACGGGGCGCGCTGCCGCCTGCCGAGGCCGCGCGGGCCGATGTCGTCCTGGTCTCGCATCTGCACGCCGACCATCTGCACCCCGCCTCGCTGGCCCGGCTCGCGCCGGGGACCCGGCTGGTGGTGCCGCACGGGGCGACGGCCGCGGTGCCGGGGCTGCGGCGGGTGGCCGCGGCCCGTGCGCTGCGGGTCACCGAGCTGCGGGCGGGCGAGGAGTGCGCGGCCGGCGCTCTGACGGTCCGTGCGGTGTCCGCCGCGCACGACGGGCGGCGGCTGCCCTACGGACCGCGCCGGGTGCCTGCGCTCGGCTATGTCGTGAGCGGCGCGGCCCGGACGTACTTCGCGGGCGACACCGGGCTGTTCGAGGAGATGGCGGAGGAGGTCGGGCCGTGCGAGGTGGCGCTGCTGCCGGTGGGCGGCTGGGGGCCGTTCCTCGGGCACGGCCATCTCGATGCGCGGCGGGCGGCGCAGGCGGCGGTGCGGCTGGCGCCGGGCTGCGCGGTCCCGGTGCACTACGGCACGTACTGGCCGATCGGGATGGATGCCGTACGGCCGCATGAATTCCATGCGCCGGGCCAGGAGTTCGAGCGGCAGATGGCGCTGCTGGCGCCGGAGGTGACGGTGCACCGGCTCGGGCACGGCGAGTCGGTCCGGCCGAAGGTCGTGTGA
- a CDS encoding lamin tail domain-containing protein, which produces MQHEFVKLWRGSLLRKRPVVAAAAAVTAGALSFLAAAPAQAAEYHSALKIRGVQYDAPGRDSNSCSSGNTDEEYLTIKNYSSSATINLKGYVVKDATGNRFTFTASHYLQPGDYVKLRGGHGTDSDTYNVVYRDNCNFMWNNDRDTIYLYKPSGSRSDVHAYTKSGSDSDGNGYIGYHS; this is translated from the coding sequence ATGCAACACGAATTCGTCAAACTGTGGAGGGGATCTCTCTTGCGTAAGCGTCCTGTCGTCGCTGCTGCCGCCGCTGTCACTGCCGGCGCGCTGTCCTTTCTCGCCGCCGCCCCGGCTCAGGCCGCGGAGTACCACTCAGCATTGAAGATTCGCGGCGTTCAGTACGACGCGCCCGGTCGGGACTCCAACAGCTGCTCCTCGGGCAACACCGACGAGGAGTACCTGACGATCAAGAACTACTCGTCTTCGGCGACCATCAACCTCAAGGGCTATGTCGTCAAGGACGCCACCGGCAATCGCTTCACCTTCACCGCCAGCCACTACCTCCAGCCCGGCGACTACGTGAAGCTCCGTGGCGGCCACGGCACCGACAGCGACACGTACAACGTGGTCTACCGCGACAACTGCAACTTCATGTGGAACAACGACCGCGACACGATCTACCTGTACAAGCCCTCCGGCAGCCGCTCGGATGTCCACGCCTACACGAAGAGCGGCTCCGACTCCGACGGCAATGGCTACATCGGCTATCACAGCTGA
- a CDS encoding amino acid permease, producing the protein MDDRHTRRFGLGTATCLVMGNIIGGGIFLLPASVAPFGTVSLVAFGVLTVGAVALALVFGRLAERHPDTGGPYVYAREAFGDFAGFLSAWSYWTMTWVSNAALAVAIVGYVHVLLPGRPTDATDLAIALGALWLPALANFAGTRYVGLVQTVSTVLKFIPLLFIAVVGLFFFDPANLGSFHEGSGSALGGMSAAAAILLYSYVGVESAAMSAGEVRDPERNVGRATVLGTIGSAVVYLLGTVAVFGTVAHDKLVKSQAPFSDAVNAMFGGHWGGTVVAIAAVVSIIGALNGWTLMSAQSPYAAAKDGLFPAPFLTKRRGVPTFGVLAAVVLASALTVINYLIGSGGVFEILVLITTFSATVPYLLAAGAQVYFLLTGRRDKVRPARFARDLTLALTAFGFTFWLVAGAGYAAIYQGVLFLFAGILVYAWMAARRTARQGEEAATSLPTPADHEAVPPPAASAAVPPHTT; encoded by the coding sequence ATGGACGACCGGCACACGCGCCGCTTCGGTCTGGGAACCGCCACCTGCCTAGTGATGGGCAACATCATCGGTGGCGGCATTTTTCTGCTGCCGGCATCGGTGGCCCCGTTCGGCACCGTCAGCCTCGTCGCCTTCGGCGTACTGACCGTCGGCGCCGTCGCCCTCGCCCTGGTCTTCGGCCGGCTCGCCGAGCGCCACCCGGACACCGGAGGCCCCTACGTCTACGCGCGCGAGGCGTTCGGCGACTTCGCCGGATTCCTCTCCGCCTGGTCGTACTGGACCATGACCTGGGTCAGCAACGCGGCGCTCGCGGTCGCCATCGTCGGCTACGTCCATGTCCTGCTCCCCGGCCGCCCCACCGACGCCACCGACCTCGCGATCGCGCTCGGCGCGCTCTGGCTGCCGGCCCTCGCCAACTTCGCCGGCACCCGCTACGTCGGCCTGGTCCAGACGGTCTCCACCGTCCTCAAGTTCATCCCGCTGCTCTTCATCGCCGTCGTCGGCCTGTTCTTCTTCGACCCGGCCAACCTCGGCTCGTTCCACGAAGGCAGCGGCAGCGCGCTCGGCGGGATGTCCGCGGCCGCCGCGATCCTGCTCTACTCCTACGTCGGTGTGGAGTCCGCCGCGATGAGCGCGGGCGAGGTCCGTGACCCGGAGCGGAACGTCGGCCGGGCCACCGTCCTCGGCACCATCGGCTCCGCCGTGGTCTACCTCCTGGGCACCGTCGCCGTCTTCGGCACCGTCGCCCACGACAAGCTGGTGAAGTCCCAGGCGCCGTTCTCCGACGCGGTGAACGCGATGTTCGGCGGGCACTGGGGCGGCACGGTCGTCGCGATCGCCGCCGTCGTCTCGATCATCGGCGCCCTCAACGGCTGGACCCTGATGAGCGCCCAGTCCCCGTACGCCGCGGCCAAGGACGGGCTGTTCCCCGCACCGTTCCTGACCAAGCGGCGCGGTGTGCCGACCTTCGGAGTCCTGGCCGCCGTCGTCCTGGCCAGCGCCCTCACGGTGATCAACTACCTGATCGGCTCCGGCGGCGTCTTCGAGATCCTGGTGCTGATCACCACCTTCTCGGCGACCGTGCCCTACCTCCTCGCCGCCGGCGCCCAGGTCTACTTCCTGCTCACCGGCCGCCGCGACAAGGTCCGCCCCGCCCGCTTCGCCCGCGATCTGACCCTCGCCCTGACCGCCTTCGGCTTCACCTTCTGGCTCGTCGCCGGCGCCGGCTACGCCGCGATCTACCAGGGCGTGCTCTTCCTGTTCGCCGGCATCCTCGTCTACGCCTGGATGGCGGCCCGTCGTACGGCGCGCCAGGGGGAGGAGGCGGCGACCTCGCTGCCTACGCCCGCGGACCACGAAGCGGTTCCCCCGCCCGCCGCAAGTGCCGCAGTGCCTCCGCATACGACCTGA